The genomic DNA TTTTAGGTGTTGTAGTATTTTCATTTTGATTATTTACCATTTCGCTACCGCCATGGTTAACACCATTTTCATCGACATTCGTTTGGTAAAAATTACCGTCTTTAGTTAAAGGTAATGCGTGTCCATTATCATCTCTGTGTGCGTTTGGCTTAAATACGCCTTCTGGAACGGTAATTGTAGTGTTGTACTTATCAGCGATATCTTGAGTCGCATCGTTTAAGGCAATGTTATATTGTTGTTCAGATACACTATTTGGGTTAGGAACATTCTGTTCAAGTTCTGCATATTGATCATTTGTCATACCTTGAGGTGTGATACCGCCATAAGGACGTTCACCTTGAGTGGTTTGTTGGCTTTGAGAAGAAGTAGCTTGGTCTTGATTATTTACCATTTCACTGCCACCGTGGTTAACACCATTTTCATCGACATTCGTTTGGTAAAAATTACCGTCTTTAGTTAAAGGTAACGCGTGCCCATTATCATCTCTGTGTGCGTTTGGCTTAAATACGCCTTCTGGAACAGTAATTGTAGTGTTGTACTTATCAGCGATATCTTGAGTCGCATCGTTTAGAGCAATATTGTATTGTTGCTCAGATACACTATTTGGGTTAGGAACATTCTGTTCAAGTTCAGCATATTGATCGTTTGTCATGCCTTGTGGTTGAATGCCACCGTAAGGACGTTCGCCTTGAGTGGTTTGTTGACTTTGTTGCGTAGTTTGAGATGGTGCGTCATTAGTAGCCGCATATGTAGTATTTGCCGAAATGCCTGATAGTAATAATGTACTTGTTAACGCAAATGTACTTACCTTAAGTTTGTTGTTCATGTGATTCATTCTCCTTTTTTATAGTTTTATTACATTCACATTGTTTCATTGTTACAATTACATTTCAATAATATTTCTAAAGTTTTACAAAGAATTTACATTTAATTCTTTTTTGTTTTAAAAATTTTTAATATAAATAGAAAATGAATATTAAATTCTTGTGTTTTAAATGTATAGATAAATAAAAAAGCAGGACAGAATTCATTTCGAATTCGTTGTCCTACTTCTATAAGGATACCTAGAATTAAGAAAAGCTTGAATAAGCGCCTTCTCAGTTCAATCAGTTACTGCGTATTTGTAATGTGGCTTTATAAATGATGTCAAAGACGCATTAAATTAGGCAATGTTATTTAAGTTCGATGACTTTTTTAGCTAGATGGTCGTTGCTATAATCATCTGGATCTTTAACTTGGATAGTTACAGGTGTTTTAGTGTCTTTTAATTTATAGAATTTAACAGCTTTAACTGTACCACCTTTATTGATTTCGTCAGTATCATTCTCGCCATATTTTCTATCTAATTCACTGTCATAACCGTCTCCAGATTTTAATTCTCTTTTGACGTTTTTAGAATCTTGATATGCTTCGAAACTACTGAAGAATGCACTGTTTGCAGTTAATTCTTTTCTGTCATCTTTATTTTTTACGCTGTAAACAATTGCAAGGTTAGGGTTTTCATCTGTTGCATATTTGCTAGCTTCGACGATTTCTGTTTTTTCAATTTTAATATCAAAGTTTTTACTTGTTAAAGTGTCATTCTCAAATTTTGATTCTGATTTCTTGTCATCAGAAGATGAATCAACTTTTACAGAATCTGTATCGCTAGATTCTTCACTATCTGAAGACGAATTGTCACTAGACTCTTTCTTTTTGCTTTCTGAAGATTTTTTTGATGAATCACTATCTGATGACTTGTCAGATGAGTTGCCACCAAAACTACATGCACCTAGTATCAATGTTGCTGCAAATAAAAATGCTAAAAGCTTTTTCATTAGTGTAGCCTCCCGAAATTTTTTTAAAAATAATATGTAAAACGAAAAGATAGTTAACTTTTA from Staphylococcus taiwanensis includes the following:
- a CDS encoding LPXTG cell wall anchor domain-containing protein gives rise to the protein MNNKLKVSTFALTSTLLLSGISANTTYAATNDAPSQTTQQSQQTTQGERPYGGIQPQGMTNDQYAELEQNVPNPNSVSEQQYNIALNDATQDIADKYNTTITVPEGVFKPNAHRDDNGHALPLTKDGNFYQTNVDENGVNHGGSEMVNNQDQATSSQSQQTTQGERPYGGITPQGMTNDQYAELEQNVPNPNSVSEQQYNIALNDATQDIADKYNTTITVPEGVFKPNAHRDDNGHALPLTKDGNFYQTNVDENGVNHGGSEMVNNQNENTTTPKNENAQIQNVSTKHSTKTNKQDLPASGAKDNSIFVTTGVGIVVLAAGALLLLKRKKSSH
- a CDS encoding DUF5067 domain-containing protein, yielding MKKLLAFLFAATLILGACSFGGNSSDKSSDSDSSKKSSESKKKESSDNSSSDSEESSDTDSVKVDSSSDDKKSESKFENDTLTSKNFDIKIEKTEIVEASKYATDENPNLAIVYSVKNKDDRKELTANSAFFSSFEAYQDSKNVKRELKSGDGYDSELDRKYGENDTDEINKGGTVKAVKFYKLKDTKTPVTIQVKDPDDYSNDHLAKKVIELK